One genomic region from Chthonomonas calidirosea T49 encodes:
- a CDS encoding AtpZ/AtpI family protein, giving the protein MKSENEDDSLEDIESAQSQPPPEVPPAPQLPEVPQLQKAEKPSWQLSRPSRKSGGRLFGFSTDSPDSATRTYSKVVMAATVATSLIGPMIVFALVGFWLDGKLHHQVAYLAGIGCIVGFFAGLVSVMDILRRLKK; this is encoded by the coding sequence ATGAAATCTGAAAATGAAGATGACTCTTTGGAAGATATCGAATCAGCGCAATCGCAGCCTCCACCAGAGGTTCCCCCAGCTCCGCAATTGCCGGAGGTACCTCAACTGCAAAAAGCAGAGAAACCGTCTTGGCAGCTTAGCAGACCATCGCGTAAGAGCGGTGGCCGTCTTTTCGGTTTTAGCACCGATAGCCCTGATAGCGCTACACGTACCTATTCAAAAGTCGTTATGGCCGCCACAGTAGCAACGAGCCTTATCGGCCCGATGATCGTGTTTGCGCTCGTGGGCTTTTGGCTCGATGGCAAACTCCATCACCAGGTGGCCTATCTCGCTGGCATCGGGTGCATCGTCGGCTTTTTCGCCGGGCTTGTGTCGGTTATGGATATCCTACGGAGGCTTAAAAAATAG